GAAGAGCGGCGCCGCCCACCTCATCACCCTGACGGTGGTGCTCTCCAGGCGCTCGGCCGCCGACCGGAACGCCGGGTCGACGGCAGTGATCACAGGGACGCCGCCCACCGCGGTCCGCCGCATCCGGAACCGTCCGATGGCGACCGTGGCCAGGTAGCTCGCCATCGGCGCGTCCTCGGCCCACTCGTAGGTGGCGGTCGCGCCGCCGGTGCGGACGGGGCCGGGCCGCCCGTTCGCGACGGCGCGCAGGCCCTTCGGAACGGTGATGCGGAACGCGTACGTGGCCTTGTCGCTGGGATGGTCGTTCACCGGCAGCCAGGTGGAAGCGCCGTCCGGCTCGGAGGCGACGACCGCGCCGTCCTTGCTCGGGACCCACCCGTAGGCGCCGTACGTCTTGTCCCCGACCGGTGCCGGCGTGCCCGCGTACCGGACGGCGACCCGGAACGCCCGCCCGGCGCGGATCGGCTCGGCGGGCGTGATCACCAGCTCCCGGCCCGCGCGGCGGTGGCGGGCCTCCCGGCCGTCCACCGCGACGGAGACGATCGGCGGCCCGCGGAAGTCGAGGTCGAACGCGGACAGGTCCTGGACGGCGGTCGCGGTGGCCGTCACCGTCGCGTCGACCGATCCCGTCCTGGTGCCCGCGTAGGCCAGCGCGACGTCGTAGTGGGCGACGTCGTAGCCCCCGTTGCCCGCGCCCTCGAAGTAGCGGTCGCCCACCCCCGCCGCTCCCGGCGAGGGCGTGCGGCGATGCGGCGACGGCGGTACGGCGGGCGGCAAGGGCTGTGGACAAGGTGCGGCCGCCCGCCGCTCCGCCGCGGCGTCCGGTTCCGCGGACGCGGACGCGGCGCCGGGCGACCCGGCCAGGAACGCGACGGCCAAGGCCGCGGTCATCCGCCGAGAAGGCCCGTTCATCAGGCCGATGATGGCGGCGCGCCCGCCCCGCCGGCCGGCGACCGGCCGGGCTTTGCGCACTCCTTGCCCGGCCTTCGCCCGCGGCGGACCCGGGTCACGCCGTCACTTGGACGGGCGCCCCTTCTTGTACAGCCAGGCGTCGAAGAACGAGTCCAGCTTCTTGCCGGACACCCGGTTCGCCGTCTCGACGAACTGCTTCGTCGTCCCGGTGGCGTGCCGGTGCTCCTTCGTCCAGGTCTGGAGGATCTTGTAGAACACGTCCTCGCCGACCCGGTCGCGCAGCGCGACCAGCGCCATGCCGCCCCGGTCGTACACCGACCGGCCGAACATCTGCTTGCGCCCGGGGTCGCCGGGCGGGACGTCCCACAGCTCCTGGCCGCCGATGCCGTTGTAGGCCTCGTCGAAGTGCTGCTGCACCGTCTGGCCGCCGGTCTTCTCGTCCCACAGCCACTCGGCGTAGGTCGCGAAGCCCTCGTTCAGCCAGATGTCCTGCCACCGCGACAGGCTGACGCTGTCGCCGAACCACTGGTGCGCCAGCTCGTGCGCGACGATGGTCGGCTGGAGGCCGAACGCCCCGTACACCGGCCGCGTCTGCGTCTCCAGCGCGAAGCCGACGTCGGCGTTGTCGATCAGGCCGCCGGTCGAGGAGAACGGGTACGGGCCGAACAGCTTCGACCACTCGTCGACGACCCGGGCGT
The sequence above is a segment of the Actinomadura coerulea genome. Coding sequences within it:
- a CDS encoding M1 family metallopeptidase, producing the protein MNGPSRRMTAALAVAFLAGSPGAASASAEPDAAAERRAAAPCPQPLPPAVPPSPHRRTPSPGAAGVGDRYFEGAGNGGYDVAHYDVALAYAGTRTGSVDATVTATATAVQDLSAFDLDFRGPPIVSVAVDGREARHRRAGRELVITPAEPIRAGRAFRVAVRYAGTPAPVGDKTYGAYGWVPSKDGAVVASEPDGASTWLPVNDHPSDKATYAFRITVPKGLRAVANGRPGPVRTGGATATYEWAEDAPMASYLATVAIGRFRMRRTAVGGVPVITAVDPAFRSAAERLESTTVRVMRWAAPLFGPYPFATAGGIVDDPKLGYALETQERPVYGGFAPDDGFIVHEMAHQWFGDSVGLRDWSDIWLNEGFATYAEWLWRERTGKESAKDVFKRYYALPASSPIFSPPPGAPGAAKMFGFSVYVRGAMTLQALRDRVGDKAFFTILRTWTAEHRHSTATTPQFTALAERVSGQRLTTLFQTWLRSETKPLSW